AACTTGATTGAGTACGCTAAGTTGGTGGGCTGTCAATATCATTGGACGGGCTATACTCGCCATCACATTCATTTTTTTGTTGAAGCTGGTTTACCGAATGTATTTTGGATGCCAGGAGCGATCTCAATTCCTCCTTATGTACCAGAATCGGTGAAAGACAAAACTTACGATGTAATCTTTCGAGGTGCTGTCGATAGTAACCACTACCATCGTCGTGAATTCTTAAAGTTTTTACAGGAAGCCGAAATAAATGTAGATTTTAGTGGAAGTCCTTATGCAGAATGTTTGGATATATACGTTCAGTCCAAAATCGTGCTGAATTGTAGTTTAAATGGAGATCTGAATCGACGGGTTTATGAAGTACTCATGGTAGGAGGTTTTTTACTAACCGATCGCCTCGCTCTACAATCTGGTCTTCCTTTGCTATTTCAAGAAGGAGTACATTTAGAGTGTTACGGCTCCAAGCAAGAACTACTCGACAAGATAAAATACTACCTCAGTCATCCTGATGCGGCAGCAGAGATTGCCCGACAAGGGCATGAACTATTTATGGCAAAATATCATCCTGAAATTCTTGTAGAAAAATTTAATCAAATCGTTTTTGATGGCAAAAGTATTCCATCTATTTTTTCAGCTCAAGATGATGTAAGAGTCACTAATATTTTTAACAGAACAATTAATATAAATAATCTATATTCAAGATTAAAAATTTATGAATTACTACAGGAAGTCCACAGATTAAACTTTGAAATCGATCTGCTTTATTATAGAGGTAAAAATGAATTGCTAATTGCAGATTTATCCGACTTGCCTAAATTTC
This window of the Chroococcidiopsis thermalis PCC 7203 genome carries:
- a CDS encoding glycosyltransferase, with the protein product MDPPVEAIEAGKAIALPHGKFKIDLILKQLPSGWWPDLVSISSTLMLVQNPPIPVGIPSLTCPSVMKLIDSHHMPRPIQNLIEYAKLVGCQYHWTGYTRHHIHFFVEAGLPNVFWMPGAISIPPYVPESVKDKTYDVIFRGAVDSNHYHRREFLKFLQEAEINVDFSGSPYAECLDIYVQSKIVLNCSLNGDLNRRVYEVLMVGGFLLTDRLALQSGLPLLFQEGVHLECYGSKQELLDKIKYYLSHPDAAAEIARQGHELFMAKYHPEILVEKFNQIVFDGKSIPSIFSAQDDVRVTNIFNRTININNLYSRLKIYELLQEVHRLNFEIDLLYYRGKNELLIADLSDLPKFQITSVDSSQELANTTKDFEVIIIDLPNEVSDLKHLIEQLNPCLSGCSLFLALGISSSIKQKKLNSLLKSKGLVPTQFVERDNRTYLAYQRQFEENQTLSRTKKLNLELFRYSDIEDYNNPLNNSSGGIKQLVKNLVHTINMRKG